The following proteins come from a genomic window of Pocillopora verrucosa isolate sample1 chromosome 6, ASM3666991v2, whole genome shotgun sequence:
- the LOC131797553 gene encoding uncharacterized protein — MSTRRKGSGRTLPSNPVTSTVVKDEESGIRLITEANHEWADEYERLLREYEELKAYSYDIENKYHEAQKENVKTTRHLELSTEKYNREKDSLTLQKEDLNAQNEKLRKELREKSGKIGDLQKVLVESQKKADSSKGELQTKVKQVEKLENIINDLQNHTILELKQKVNKSEAALEVLKKKTGQLSAELDQAEDQHDEDEQTNEKLRQEKNELVEKLARAESEIRMAEDARDKAENTLSNLQRLEKSLRDKNSQQEAELRAYEAKIKDLENELNRRLSEPEEKSYNITVVESQPVLESTPTMFSFGDQFKDENEMLKKRLQDLNEKVKRLEGENYDLKGKLDAASKDINKWEAKFEDENREKNKISAQLENEKGNYGRLKNEYNDLKNKLAKAERTIDHDKKEMSKKDKVIEDLRMRIEQLERDIADREVTISKLELKIVQLEKEKENLHEHTLEQQRKYSDLDSDHKCNVKEKEAVERDLDNVSIRIGELESKLRESEEEKNSLQKENADYQQRLLRLEDDLDTTSKDKVVFESQVQDWSNQSSKHRKVADNMRKKLAQAQEEAGQYRKDLVQKNNQIDVLNSKLTELKSQYENCLADLSSARADSDYKDDEMKHLNKKMDSKDNEIGKLEAQLEKVTKERDNAEVELAGVLEKLQHMEPKRAGGEDVFKPVEVTYTMNQPQDFENNLTALRQRIYELENENKRLQNVEEHLNSDNKGLENMIASLQRELNSLRAENEDWEKKAADMRNKINALEKEEDELMDTNTDLREQLEDLAPQVEKLSKKVETLTLERDNLREYLSQSNTKLTQSKADYNNKHLDLSEQIKVNSTLGKAVKKHEASLDSLSKKCKDLEEELENLRPELRAQLARNETLCAENKEIDSRNKVQKRKIDDLQKDLREEIDAKELLQQDVESLTYKLNIAEANNKALIKQRNDLQSQVDELENKLRKMKPELEQSRNKIKEKDRIISRLEADVKDKDSQLNALKRKVSTLEETVTSLRKEVEAHKSANEINRNRVKELQIQLQEMGNSMQSAVANVSVVQSAPPQSFREERIRSTPDERVHELESLLRKSEVREDQLKEQLQPLENRLPKAEADAKKAQEKVIEIQHNMSTLQRKQDDLRKMLDRSSREKEDAKKELMEARTQITVLETKSVADANEISSLQSQLDQAHRRLEETQEKLLAIDEDHVHLRLALDVHDKEKEERNAHVGRLQVKKTDLEKRIEFLESSLKSSQNTCESLKEERAKALQELNDLRRTTLTDLKKNLTRMQGERDRALEDCRIATSKVEDLENQLSESQTIRKELERDNDELEAEKRQLMNEIEINRKKIEDLEDKIEVLNLELQRDEKDLEELRDEKNRLEDENADLHVKLAEKQDVINIAPMQVTNVETTYAAAPGFDFGSDPDALTDLEDENADLKEKLKRGEMEYDVLCEQLNDYKNKLGDSEGKNHRLESNLTYSENRVKELEKKLPEAIDELNLVNDKYQSAERELELLKDELHDAQTKLSTAEAQQAAGVAKLRALQRQLDAAQKDLLDKNDDVIEKQRKINELYAILESGDKDSDRLKQVIEELREDVDVKDRENTKLQKELRIAQDNLAKLQALLEDMEAKLHDTEHQREEYKMKADGLEVEIEMRDKALEEAQREVDDYRDKLKAAKKEIEALRSQLKEANVSLKAANDEKRILEGRISDLQAIIEQLRKELSAKSSAVVPKSGASDAHLQDLRNKLAEYRKKYQDISNEKMKLELELREKDVKISQASGPSDTLREERDRLKDEVINLQATLKETKKNYQRAQRDVEDLQRQLVSKDSEIKRLEDKIAKLEDEKEKLKKVCADLERRNSDLKVIDEKLKYEKKKAENDLSLLKMKFQALQNQLSTVDVPKQNQDVVSRKKYQELEASCQDAVREKERAKSDMTAYRTKMARLEAELNEQKREKDVLDDELHRLRNGEAELKNKLQTSRDRHKEDKDKMLKWRQDNFSPLEQELKRAKGQITRLEKTKASQEHEIADLKDELADRDKRIIELEEELENQDMTDTIPLNSIDINVKGDLEALQKALDEKADVEKEAKRLKSKLWTVEHDMDILKTKEAQQEKMVTEVNNMNDKLKDEIRQLKKGTWDQQGSYNKLVKENSEFQYQVNTLTEDKEELEKDIRELRDELKDVRAENRRLMAENKELKLDIQQLELKLHEAELGRKMANDDNEKMRSDLIQAQSENADLKDSLNRPADDIIQVQTVQAVESAPPMMFDDDVDGIKRDKDKLQIELEAAEDQVKMLHNELEDKQNKNEQIQEDLTEARRRLKENDADIKKLDADVDHLRHELNLVNQNYDDQCNKNRVLLDDKDKLESELREVHTEVKDLEAQLQKLTKEKADLERDLKRSTKVTIERRPSRDLHNEKEKRIKELSEKVAQLEREIQKGTKEYSMMREENDDLEEKINNLKDENNFLHTRLSQLEHDTKRDGNKIDELEREIQELQDQLEKQGGSGESGNDELLMEKKKLNDRNNKLQNDLNQAKQDITEYKNQVAELKKQLNEFDDSSKQLSVQITKFMGDQSDTLRKEVQEKDDKIEKLQQEKLEVEMKLERLKEEMEVGKSALGDLQKQNETQKEYIKTLTDDKNKLDNRLVEEMNFSKVKIAEVEAEQDILNKKLKDKDDLIKKYDKQVQDLREQLATSVPSDQASTTLIMDVDKRRKHRQHSLMLSYQEGLMNRPVGLYRSTSESSLPNGDVSRSSDLSRSDSEHSQFGELLGKEIPHGKRSGRTSEPRDHVGETVEATTKVSTESEPDYAAQLRSSTPVLEEEDKRSGGRPSDRTSGSRYGDRHNTRDSSGKDKDRDADTSRTRASDRDRRSSDRTRDRDRSECKQN; from the coding sequence AGCCAACAGGAGGCAGAGCTACGCGCTTATGAAGCAAAGATAAAAGATCTTGAAAACGAATTAAACAGGCGACTTTCTGAACCGGAGGAAAAAAGTTACAACATCACAGTGGTAGAATCTCAGCCTGTTCTTGAGTCGACGCCTACTATGTTTTCGTTCGGTGATCAATtcaaagatgaaaatgaaatgttgaaGAAAAGATTGCAAGATTTAAATGAGAAGGTCAAGCGCCTTGAAGGAGAGAACTACGATTTAAAGGGGAAACTCGATGCAGCTTCTAAGGATATAAACAAGTGGGAGGCAAAGTTCGAAGACGAAAAtcgagaaaaaaacaagatttcaGCGCAGCTTGAGAATGAAAAGGGAAATTATGGGCGATTGAAGAATGAGTACAATGACCTAAAAAACAAGCTGGCTAAGGCAGAGCGGACCATTGATCATGACAAAAAGGAAATGAGTAAGAAAGACAAGGTCATTGAAGATCTAAGGATGCGGATTGAACAACTGGAACGAGATATTGCTGACCGAGAAGTCACCATTTCTAAGCTGGAGTTAAAGATAGTGCAGttggaaaaagagaaggaaaatctCCATGAGCACACTTTGGaacagcaaagaaaatattccgaTCTCGACAGCGATCACAAATGCAATGTAAAGGAGAAAGAAGCCGTTGAAAGGGATCTTGACAACGTCTCCATAAGAATTGGAGAGCTGGAGAGTAAGTTAAGAGAatcagaagaagaaaagaacagcTTGCAAAAAGAAAACGCCGATTACCAACAGAGGTTGTTACGATTGGAAGACGACTTGGACACTACTTCTAAGGACAAAGTAGTGTTTGAGTCCCAAGTTCAAGACTGGTCCAACCAAAGCAGCAAGCATCGCAAGGTTGCTGATAATATGAGGAAGAAGCTTGCTCAAGCTCAGGAAGAGGCGGGGCAGTACAGAAAAGATTTGGTTCAGAAGAACAACCAGATTGACGTGCTTAACAGCAAACTGACCGAACTAAAGTCACAGTACGAGAACTGTCTGGCAGACCTCTCCAGTGCTCGCGCCGACAGCGACTATAAAGATGATGAAATGAAGCATTTGAATAAAAAGATGGACAGCAAAGACAACGAAATCGGCAAGCTTGAGGCTCAGTTAGAAAAGGTAACTAAGGAAAGGGATAATGCTGAAGTTGAACTTGCTGGCGTTCTTGAAAAGTTGCAGCATATGGAGCCAAAACGGGCAGGTGGCGAAGATGTGTTCAAACCAGTCGAAGTGACATACACAATGAACCAGCCACAAGACTTCGAAAATAACTTAACAGCTCTTCGTCAAAGGATCTACgagcttgaaaatgaaaataaaaggttgCAAAACGTTGAAGAACACCTTAACAGCGACAACAAAGGCCTTGAAAACATGATCGCCTCATTGCAGAGAGAGCTGAACTCTCTAAGGGCAGAAAACGAAGACTGGGAGAAAAAAGCAGCAGAcatgaggaacaaaatcaacgCTTTGGAGAAAGAAGAAGATGAGCTTATGGATACCAATACGGACTTGAGAGAGCAACTGGAGGACTTGGCCCCACAAGTCGAGAAGTTGTCGAAGAAGGTGGAAACCCTGACTCTTGAACGCGACAATCTGAGGGAATACCTTAGTCAATCGAACACGAAACTCACTCAAAGCAAAGCAGACTACAACAACAAACACCTCGATTTATCAGAACAGATCAAAGTCAACTCCACCCTTGGAAAGGCTGTGAAGAAGCACGAAGCTTCTTTAGACTCATTGAGCAAAAAATGCAAGGACCTGGAGGAAGAACTAGAGAACTTGAGACCTGAACTAAGGGCGCAATTAGCAAGAAATGAGACACTATGCGCtgagaacaaagaaatagataGCCGTAACAAAGTGCAGAAACGCAAGATTGACGACTTACAAAAAGATCTACGTGAGGAGATTGATGCAAAAGAGCTGCTTCAACAAGATGTTGAATCGTTGACGTACAAGTTGAACATCGCTGAGGCAAACAACAAGGCGTTGATCAAGCAAAGGAATGATCTACAAAGTCAAGTTGATGAATTGGAAAACAAACTACGGAAAATGAAACCAGAGCTTGAACAGTCTCGTAACAAGATAAAGGAGAAAGACCGCATCATAAGCCGTTTAGAGGCAGATGTGAAGGACAAAGATTCACAGCTTAACGCACTCAAACGTAAGGTCTCTACTCTGGAGGAGACAGTTACGTCTTTGAGAAAAGAGGTGGAGGCTCATAAAAGTGCCAATGAAATTAATCGTAATCGTGTAAAAGAGCTTCAAATCCAGCTTCAGGAGATGGGTAACAGTATGCAGTCTGCCGTGGCGAATGTGTCTGTCGTTCAGTCCGCACCTCCACAAAGCTTCAGAGAAGAAAGGATTCGCAGTACACCTGACGAAAGGGTTCACGAGCTGGAGTCACTACTCAGGAAGAGTGAGGTTCGGGAAGATCAGTTGAAAGAACAGCTTCAGCCCCTTGAGAACCGTCTTCCTAAAGCAGAAGCAGACGCTAAGAAAGCTCAAGAGAAAGTAATCGAGATTCAGCACAATATGAGTACACTGCAGAGGAAGCAAGATGATCTCAGAAAAATGTTAGACAGAAGCAGTCGCGAAAAGGAAGATGCCAAGAAGGAGCTGATGGAGGCTCGAACACAGATAACAGTTTTGGAAACCAAGTCCGTAGCagatgcaaatgaaatttcatcTCTACAAAGTCAGCTAGACCAGGCCCACCGTCGTCTAGAAGAGACACAAGAAAAACTGCTCGCCATTGATGAAGATCATGTACATCTCCGCCTTGCCCTTGATGTTCATGACAAAGAAAAGGAGGAACGAAATGCCCATGTTGGAAGactgcaagtgaaaaaaactGATTTAGAAAAAAGGATCGAATTCTTGGAGTCTAGTTTAAAGTCAAGCCAAAATACATGCGAGTCTTTGAAAGAGGAGAGGGCAAAGGCGCTTCAGGAACTGAATGACCTTCGACGAACAACACTGACGGATTTAAAGAAGAACTTAACTCGCATGCAAGGAGAGAGAGATCGTGCTTTGGAAGACTGTAGGATAGCGACGTCGAAAGTGGAAGATCTGGAAAATCAGTTGTCTGAGTCCCAGACCATAAGAAAGGAACTTGAAAGAGACAACGACGAACTGGAAGCAGAAAAAAGACAACTGATGAACGAAATCGAAATAAACCGTAAGAAGATCGAGGACCTGGAGGATAAAATCGAGGTATTAAACCTGGAACTTCAGCGAGACGAAAAAGACTTAGAGGAGCTGAGAGATGAAAAAAACAGGCTTGAAGATGAGAATGCAGATCTCCATGTTAAACTGGCAGAGAAGCAAGATGTCATCAATATTGCGCCTATGCAAGTCACCAACGTTGAAACAACATACGCTGCAGCCCCAGGATTTGATTTCGGTTCAGATCCAGATGCTTTAACTGACCTTGAAGACGAAAATGCGGATCTCAAGGAAAAGCTAAAAAGGGGTGAAATGGAATACGATGTTTTATGTGAGCAACtaaatgattacaaaaacaagcTGGGAGATTCTGAAGGTAAAAACCACCGCCTCGAGTCCAACCTTACATATTCAGAAAATCGTGTAAAGGAACTTGAGAAGAAGTTACCAGAGGCTATTGACGAGCTCAATTTAGTCAACGACAAATATCAATCTGCTGAACGCGAACTCGAGCTGTTAAAAGACGAACTGCACGATGCACAGACCAAGTTAAGTACTGCCGAGGCACAGCAAGCGGCTGGAGTTGCCAAACTGAGAGCACTACAGCGGCAATTGGACGCGGCCCAGAAAGACCTTCTAGACAAAAATGACGAcgttattgaaaaacaacgCAAAATAAACGAGCTTTACGCTATTCTAGAGAGCGGAGACAAAGACTCTGATCGCTTGAAGCAAGTTATCGAGGAGTTAAGGGAAGACGTTGACGTTAAGGACAGAGAGAATACAAAGCTACAAAAGGAGCTTCGTATCGCACAGGACAACCTTGCCAAACTTCAAGCCCTGTTGGAAGACATGGAAGCGAAGTTGCATGATACAGAGCATCAGCGGGAGGAGTACAAAATGAAGGCCGACGGGCTGGAAGTTGAGATTGAGATGAGGGATAAAGCTCTGGAGGAAGCACAACGTGAAGTGGATGACTACAGGGATAAACTCAAAGCGGCAAAGAAAGAGATTGAGGCCTTGCGCAGTCAACTAAAGGAAGCTAATGTCAGCCTAAAAGCCGCCAATGACGAAAAGAGGATACTTGAAGGTAGGATCAGTGATCTCCAAGCAATCATAGAGCAGTTGAGGAAAGAGCTCTCAGCTAAGAGCTCTGCAGTTGTTCCTAAATCTGGAGCTAGCGATGCACATCTACAGGACCTTAGAAATAAGCTTGCGGAATACCGTAAAAAATACCAGGATATCAGCAACGAAAAGATGAAACTCGAGTTAGAACTCCGAGAGAAGGATGTCAAGATTTCACAAGCGTCAGGTCCGTCCGATACATTACGTGAAGAGCGAGACCGTCTTAAGGACGAAGTTATAAACCTGCAAGCTACCCTCAAGGAAACGAAGAAAAATTACCAAAGAGCTCAAAGGGATGTTGAAGATCTGCAACGCCAACTGGTGTCAAAAGACAGTGAGATCAAGCGCTTGGAAgataaaattgcaaaattggaggatgaaaaagagaaacttaaaaaggTTTGTGCTGACCTGGAGAGGCGAAACTCAGATTTAAAGGTCATTGACGAGAAGCTTAaatatgagaagaaaaaagcagaaaatgacCTTTCTCTGCTAAAGATGAAGTTTCAAGCCCTGCAAAATCAACTGAGCACAGTGGACGTTCCCAAACAGAACCAAGATGTTGTGAGCAGGAAAAAGTATCAAGAGTTGGAAGCAAGCTGCCAAGATGCTGTGCGTGAGAAGGAGAGAGCAAAAAGTGATATGACCGCTTATCGCACCAAGATGGCGAGGTTAGAGGCTGAACTGAACGAGCAAAAGAGGGAAAAGGATGTTTTGGATGATGAACTGCATAGATTAAGAAACGGCGAAGCAGAACTGAAAAACAAGCTACAAACATCAAGGGACAGACATAAGGAAGACAAAGATAAGATGTTGAAGTGGCGTCAGGATAATTTCTCGCCTCTAGAACAAGAACTTAAAAGAGCTAAAGGACAAATCACGAGACTCGAAAAGACGAAAGCAAGCCAGGAACACGAAATCGCAGATCTAAAAGACGAACTTGCTGATCGTGACAAGAGAATTATTGAGCTGGAGGAGGAGCTCGAGAACCAGGACATGACTGACACTATACCTCTAAACTCGATTGATATAAACGTTAAAGGAGACCTTGAAGCACTTCAAAAGGCTTTAGATGAGAAGGCAGATGTAGAGAAGGAAGCTAAAAGGCTTAAAAGCAAACTTTGGACCGTAGAGCACGACATGGACATTCTCAAGACAAAAGAAGCTCAACAAGAAAAGATGGTAACTGAAGTGAACAACATGAACGACAAGCTAAAAGACGAGATTAGACAGCTGAAGAAAGGCACTTGGGATCAACAAGGATCCTACAACAAGCTCGTCAAAGAGAATAGCGAATTTCAGTATCAAGTAAACACGTTGACCGAGGACAAAGAAGAACTGGAAAAAGACATTCGAGAGCTACGCGACGAGCTGAAAGACGTCAGAGCCGAAAATCGAAGATTGATGGCGGAGAATAAGGAGCTAAAACTAGATATACAGCAGTTGGAGCTCAAGCTTCACGAGGCAGAATTAGGTCGTAAGATGGCAAACGACGACAACGAGAAAATGCGCAGTGATTTGATACAGGCTCAAAGCGAGAACGCTGATCTGAAAGACAGTTTGAACAGACCAGCTGATGACATTATTCAGGTTCAGACAGTGCAAGCAGTAGAAAGTGCCCCGCCCATGATGTTTGACGATGACGTAGACGGGATAAAGAGAGACAAAGACAAATTGCAAATCGAGTTAGAAGCGGCTGAGGATCAAGTTAAAATGCTGCACAATGAACTAGAAGACAAGCAGAACAAGAACGAGCAAATTCAAGAGGACCTAACGGAAGCCAGAAGAAGACTTAAAGAAAATGATGCAGACATAAAGAAGCTGGATGCAGACGTCGATCATCTACGCCACGAGCTTAACCTGGTGAACCAAAACTATGATGATCAGTGTAACAAGAACAGAGTTCTGTTGGATGATAAAGACAAACTTGAGTCGGAGTTGAGAGAGGTGCACACTGAAGTTAAAGATTTGGAAGCACAGCTGCAAAAATTAACTAAGGAGAAAGCCGACTTGGAGCGCGATTTGAAGAGGAGCACCAAAGTTACAATTGAAAGAAGGCCTTCGCGAGATCTCcacaatgaaaaggaaaagagaatcAAGGAATTGTCAGAGAAAGTTGCACAGCTAGAGCGCGAAATACAGAAAGGTACTAAAGAATACTCTATGATGAGAGAAGAGAATGACGACCTGGAAGAGAAGATCAATAATCTGAAAGACGAGAACAACTTCCTCCATACCAGGTTGTCCCAGCTGGAACACGATACCAAGAGGGATGGTAACAAGATTGACGAGCTTGAGAGAGAGATCCAAGAACTGCAAGATCAGTTAGAAAAACAAGGAGGAAGTGGTGAATCAGGAAATGATGAACTGCTTatggagaagaaaaaacttaacGACAGAAACAACAAGTTACAAAACGATCTGAACCAAGCCAAGCAAGACATAACCGAGTACAAAAACCAAGTGGCAGAGTTAAAGAAACAACTAAACGAGTTCGATGACAGCTCTAAGCAGCTTTCTGTGCAAATAACGAAGTTTATGGGAGATCAAAGCGATACGCTCAGAAAGGAGGTCCAGGAGAAAGacgataaaattgaaaaactacAGCAAGAGAAGCTCGAAGTAGAAATGAAATTGGAACGTCTTAAGGAAGAAATGGAGGTTGGAAAATCTGCTCTCGGCGACCTTCAGAAGCAGAATGAAACCCAGAAAGAATACATTAAGACCTTGACTGACGACAAAAACAAGCTTGACAACAGACTTGTTGAAGAAATGAACTTTAGCAAGGTAAAGATTGCTGAGGTTGAAGCTGAACAAGACATCCTGAATAAGAAGCTTAAGGACAAAGACGACCTCATCAAGAAATATGATAAGCAGGTCCAGGATTTACGAGAACAGCTGGCTACATCTGTTCCCAGCGATCAGGCTTCCACAACTTTGATCATGGACGTAGACAAGCGACGAAAGCACCGCCAGCATAGTTTAATGCTATCCTATCAAGAAGGGTTGATGAACAGACCTGTTGGGCTATACCGCTCGACGAGTGAAAGCAGTCTTCCTAACGGGGACGTCTCAAGGTCAAGCGACCTCAGCAGGAGCGACTCAGAGCACTCTCAGTTTGGTGAGCTTCTTGGTAAGGAGATCCCACACGGCAAACGAAGTGGCAGGACCAGTGAACCTCGAGATCACGTTGGCGAGACCGTGGAGGCCACCACTAAAGTCTCCACAGAGTCTGAACCCGACTATGCCGCCCAGCTGAGGAGCAGCACCCCAGTCTTAGAAGAAGAGGACAAAAGAAGTGGAGGGAGACCATCTGACAGAACTTCAGGATCTCGCTATGGAGACCGCCACAATACCCGAGACAGCAGCGGCAAAGACAAAGACCGCGACGCCGATACCAGCAGAACCAGAGCATCTGACAGGGACAGGCGTAGCTCAGATCGGACACGCGATCGAGATAGATCCGAGTGCAAGCAAAATTGA